A window from Oncorhynchus mykiss isolate Arlee chromosome 9, USDA_OmykA_1.1, whole genome shotgun sequence encodes these proteins:
- the LOC118966009 gene encoding uncharacterized transmembrane protein DDB_G0289901-like, protein MSGEKNKEADQRSGGNSCEDDNRSGGNSEEDDERSGGNSKEDDQRSGGNSVEDGTRSGGNSSEDDDRSGGHRRGEGYKRSVGNSVEVDTRSGGNSSEDDDRSGGHRRGEDDKRSGGNSEEEDKRPGGNRVGDKRSGGNSEEEDQRSGGNSEEDDKRSGGNSEEDDKKSGGNRVGDKRSGGNSEEDDKKSGGNTEEEDQRSGGNSEEEDQRSGGNSVEVDTRSGGNRSDDRSGDRSGGHRRGEGDKRSGGNSEEEDKRPGGNSWEKDKRSSGNSGEDGKRSGGNSGEDDKKSGGNSKEEDQRSGGNSREDDNRSSGNRRGDDKRLGGNRKKDDKMSGEKSKEEDQRSGGNSCEDDNRSGGNRGEDDKRLGGNSVEVDTRSGGNSSEDDDRSGGNRRGEGDKRSGGNSEEEDKRPGGNRGEYNKRSGGNSEGEDKRPGGNSGEKDKRSGGNSRKDDNRSGGNRGEDDNMSGGNSGEEGDKRSGGN, encoded by the exons ATGTCAGGTGAAAAAAATAAGGAAGCGGATCAGAGGTCAGGTGGAAACAGTTGTGAGGATGATAATAGGTCTGGTGGAAACAGTGAAGAAGATGATGAGAGGTCAGGTGGAAACAGTAAGGAAGACGATCAGAGGTCAGGTGGAAACAGTGTAGAAGATGGTACAAGGTCGGGTGGAAACAGTAGTGAGGATGATGACAGGTCCGGTGGACACAGAAGAGGAGAAGGTTATAAGAGGTCAGTTGGAAACAGTGTAGAAGTTGATACAAGGTCAGGTGGAAATAGTAGTGAGGATGATGACAGGTCCGGTGGACACAGAAGAGGAGAAGATGATAAGAGGTCAGGTGGAAACAGTGAGGAAGAGGATAAGAGGCCAGGTGGTAACAGAGTAGGTGATAAGAGGTCAGGTGGAAACAGTGAGGAAGAGGATCAGAGGTCAGGTGGAAACAGTGAAGAAGATGATAAGAGGTCAGGTGGAAACAGTGAGGAAGATGATAAGAAGTCAGGTGGTAACAGAGTAGGTGATAAGAGGTCAGGTGGAAACAGTGAGGAAGATGATAAGAAGTCAGGTGGTAACACTGAGGAAGAGGATCAGAGGTCAGGTGGAAACAGTGAAGAAGAGGATCAGAGGTCAGGTGGAAACAGTGTAGAAGTTGATACAAGGTCAGGTGGAAACAGGTCTGATGACAGGTCCGGTGACAGGTCCGGTGGACACAGAAGAGGAGAAGGTGATAAGAGGTCAGGTGGAAACAGTGAGGAAGAGGATAAGAGGCCAGGTGGAAACAGTTGGGAAAAGGATAAGAGGTCAAGTGgaaacagtggagaagatggtaAGAGGTCAGGTGGAAACAGTGGGGAAGATGATAAGAAGTCAGGTGGAAACAGCAAGGAAGAGGATCAGAGGTCAGGTGGAAACAGTAGAGAGGATGATAACAGGTCCAGTGGAAACAGAAGAGGAGATGATAAGAGGTTAGGTGGAAACAGAAAAAAAGATGATAAGATGTCAGGTGAAAAAAGTAAGGAAGAGGATCAGAGGTCAGGTGGAAACAGTTGTGAGGATGATAATAGGTCTGGTGGAAACAGAGGAGAAGATGATAAGAGGTTAGGTGGAAACAGTGTAGAAGTTGATACAAGGTCAGGTGGAAATAGTAGTGAGGATGATGACAGGTCCGGTGGAAACAGAAGAGGAGAAG GTGATAAGAGGTCAGGTGGAAACAGTGAGGAAGAGGATAAGAGGCCAGGTGGAAACCGTGGAGAATATAATAAGAGGTCAGGTGGAAACAGTGAGGGGGAGGATAAGAGGCCGGGTGGAAACAGTGGGGAAAAGGATAAGAGGTCAGGTGGAAACAGTAGAAAAGATGATAATAGGTCAGGTGGAAACAGAGGAGAAGATGATAATATGTCAGGTGGAAACAGTGGAGAAGAAGGTGATAAGAGGTCCGGTGGAAACTGA
- the LOC118966167 gene encoding ubiquitin carboxyl-terminal hydrolase 47-like, with the protein MDSICTTDTGYHPHGLINQGATCYLNSVLQVFFMTKDFREAVESEVFPTGQEQETIDHKLKRLFQKLKEKEADTKDISWTLDIQTVYEQRDAAEFFEKILNAVKNNVSKIFEGQLSHTISCANSHISNIEPGPFWVLPLSMDVTLGPGQSYSVNDGFEEFFEKSTITGDKLYCAKCNEEVEATTACKMVHHPEILTLLLKRFEFDYHRMTYVKINCSVDVPHKLQTENGAYELYAIVDHEGSLRSGHYTATIRSYEDQKWYLFNDSNVSLIALEPNLR; encoded by the exons ATGGATTCCATATGCACAACAGACACAG GCTACCATCCCCATGGTTTGATTAATCAAGGGGCAACCTGTTATTTGAACAGTGTGCTGCAGGTGTTCTTCATGACCAAGGACTTCAGAGAGGCTGTTGAAAG TGAAGTGTTTCCTACTGGTCAAGAACAAGAGACCATTGATCACAAGCTTAAAAGGCTGTTTCAAAAATTAAAAGAAAAAGAAGCTGACACAAAGGACATTTCTTGGACATTGGACATTCAAACCG TATATGAGCAACGTGACGCTGCTGAGTTTTTTGAGAAGATTTTAAACGCGGTCAAGAATAATgtgtctaag ATCTTCGAAGGACAATTGTCGCACACTATCTCCTGTGCAAATAGTCATATTTCCAATATTGAACCTGGTCCATTTTGGGTTCTGCCCCTCTCCATGGACGTAACCTTAGGCCCTGGTCAAAGCTACAGTGTG AATGACGGTTTTGAGGAGTTTTTTGAGAAATCAACTATCACTGGGGACAAGCTGTACTGTGCTAAATGCAATGAAGAAGTGGAAGCAACAACT GCATGTAAGATGGTACATCACCCAGAGATTCTGACTCTGCTACTCAAGAGGTTTGAGTTTGACTACCATAGGATGACATATGTCAAAATCAACTGCTCTGTGGACGTTCCTCACAAATTACAGACAGAG AATGGGGCATATGAACTCTATGCAATTGTGGACCATGAAGGAAGTCTAAGAAGTGGACATTACACTGCTACAATCAGGTCCTATGAGGATCAGAAGTGGTATTTGTTTAATGACAGCAACGTAAGCCTG ATCGCATTGGAACCAAACTTAAGGTAA